A genomic region of Gemmata massiliana contains the following coding sequences:
- a CDS encoding PSD1 and planctomycete cytochrome C domain-containing protein translates to MTPIRFPHVLALVALAAGVVALGALAPNRSPAADEKGDPPKFTAAQVTFYEKEVLPVLQQHCLKCHGADPEKIKGEFNLATRKGVLAGGESGPAVDLAKPAESLFVKMIHYKDDQHRMPPKGKMPDKDIATLEKWVKEGLPVPADRIGGEIVKKSVITEESKKYWAYQPVKRPAVPNVKDGSWAKTPIDAFVLAKLEAKGLKPVKPAERAALIRRAYYDLTGLPPTPEEVDAFVNDKSSDAYEKLVDKLLASPHYGEKWGRHWLDVVRFAETNGYERDGPKPYAWRYRDYVIKSFNDDKPYDQFVKEQLAGDEIPGYNPDAVVATGFYRLGIWDDEPADPLQAVFDGYDDLVATAGQAFLGTTFNCARCHDHKADPIPQTDYYKFVAFFRDIKPYSENRDVRSAFNLTDITPPDQRQKYEEDLKKREARVAAIRKAMEAIEDEFIKTLPAEDQRASEGLDRPTVIATKVIPALKGKVKDDYTALRSERIGLERRTSPVGQQLALSVNNCDRKPPVTHLLVRGSPHAPGKEVQPGFPEVLGLPEPTIPAPRAGMKSSGRRTVLADWIANKDNPFTARVFVNRVWQYHFGRGIVPSANDFGKLGETSTHPELLDWLSAEFMAGNWKLKSLHKLIMTSSAYQLSATADADNLKADPSNALLWRFNMRRLSGEEVRDSILTVSGSLNLKQYGPSTYPKIPKEVLAGQSVPGQGWPTSAPAEANRRSVYAHVKRSLRVPVLVGFDQPDPDSSCPVRYVTTVPTQSLGLLNGEFANEQAELFAKRLQKDAADAPAQVARAIRLTTGRVPTPDEIKTDLAFIQNLKGKHKLDDFKALTQYCLLCLNANEFVYLD, encoded by the coding sequence ATGACCCCGATCCGTTTCCCGCACGTTCTGGCCCTCGTCGCTCTCGCGGCGGGCGTTGTGGCGCTCGGCGCGCTGGCGCCGAACCGGTCGCCGGCGGCCGACGAGAAGGGCGACCCGCCGAAGTTCACCGCGGCGCAGGTCACCTTCTACGAGAAGGAAGTGCTCCCGGTGCTCCAGCAGCACTGCCTGAAGTGCCACGGCGCGGACCCGGAGAAGATCAAGGGCGAGTTCAATCTCGCGACGCGCAAGGGCGTCCTCGCGGGCGGCGAGAGCGGCCCGGCCGTGGACCTCGCGAAGCCGGCCGAGAGCCTGTTCGTCAAGATGATCCACTACAAGGACGACCAGCACCGGATGCCCCCGAAGGGCAAGATGCCGGACAAGGACATTGCGACGCTCGAAAAGTGGGTGAAGGAAGGTCTACCGGTCCCGGCCGACCGCATCGGCGGCGAGATCGTCAAGAAGAGCGTCATCACCGAGGAATCGAAGAAGTATTGGGCGTACCAGCCGGTCAAGCGCCCGGCCGTTCCGAACGTCAAGGACGGGTCGTGGGCGAAGACGCCGATCGATGCGTTCGTACTCGCCAAACTGGAAGCGAAGGGCCTCAAGCCCGTGAAGCCCGCGGAGCGCGCCGCACTGATTCGCCGCGCGTACTACGACCTCACCGGCCTTCCTCCAACCCCCGAGGAAGTTGATGCGTTCGTGAACGACAAGTCCTCGGACGCCTACGAAAAACTCGTCGACAAGCTACTCGCGTCGCCACATTACGGCGAGAAGTGGGGCCGGCACTGGCTCGACGTGGTGCGGTTCGCGGAGACGAACGGCTACGAGCGCGACGGCCCCAAACCCTACGCCTGGCGCTACCGCGACTACGTCATCAAGAGCTTCAACGACGACAAGCCCTACGACCAGTTCGTGAAGGAGCAACTCGCGGGCGACGAGATCCCGGGCTACAACCCGGACGCGGTCGTCGCCACCGGGTTCTACCGGCTCGGGATCTGGGACGACGAACCGGCCGACCCGCTGCAAGCCGTCTTCGACGGGTACGACGATCTCGTGGCCACCGCGGGGCAGGCGTTCCTCGGTACCACGTTCAACTGTGCCCGGTGCCACGACCACAAGGCCGACCCGATCCCGCAAACGGACTACTACAAGTTCGTCGCGTTCTTCCGGGACATCAAGCCGTACTCCGAGAACCGCGACGTGCGGTCCGCGTTCAATCTCACCGACATCACCCCGCCGGACCAGCGCCAGAAGTACGAAGAGGATCTGAAGAAGCGCGAGGCCCGCGTCGCCGCGATCCGGAAGGCGATGGAGGCGATCGAGGACGAATTCATCAAGACGCTCCCGGCCGAGGACCAGCGCGCTTCGGAGGGGCTCGACCGGCCGACCGTGATCGCGACGAAGGTGATCCCGGCGCTGAAGGGTAAGGTGAAGGACGATTACACCGCGCTCCGGAGCGAGCGCATCGGGCTGGAACGGCGCACCTCGCCGGTCGGTCAGCAGCTCGCGCTGTCGGTCAACAACTGCGACCGCAAGCCGCCGGTCACGCACCTGCTCGTGCGCGGGTCGCCGCACGCCCCGGGCAAGGAAGTGCAGCCCGGGTTCCCGGAGGTGCTCGGGCTGCCCGAGCCGACCATCCCGGCGCCGCGTGCGGGCATGAAGTCGAGCGGCCGGCGCACCGTGCTCGCGGACTGGATCGCGAACAAGGACAACCCGTTCACCGCCCGCGTGTTCGTGAACCGCGTGTGGCAGTACCACTTCGGGCGCGGGATCGTGCCCTCCGCGAACGACTTCGGCAAGCTCGGAGAAACCTCGACGCACCCGGAACTGCTCGACTGGCTGTCAGCCGAGTTCATGGCGGGTAACTGGAAGCTGAAGAGCCTCCACAAACTCATCATGACGTCGAGCGCGTACCAGCTCTCCGCCACCGCGGACGCCGACAACCTCAAGGCCGACCCGTCGAACGCGCTCCTGTGGCGGTTCAACATGCGGCGCCTGTCGGGTGAGGAAGTGCGCGACTCGATTCTCACTGTGAGCGGCTCGCTGAATCTGAAACAGTACGGGCCGAGCACATACCCGAAGATCCCGAAAGAGGTGCTCGCGGGGCAGTCGGTGCCCGGTCAGGGCTGGCCGACCTCGGCCCCGGCGGAGGCGAACCGGCGCAGCGTGTACGCACACGTCAAGCGCTCGCTTCGCGTGCCGGTGCTGGTCGGGTTCGACCAGCCGGATCCGGACTCGAGCTGCCCGGTTCGGTACGTGACCACCGTACCCACGCAGTCGCTCGGGCTGCTCAACGGCGAGTTCGCCAACGAACAGGCCGAACTCTTCGCGAAGCGCCTCCAGAAAGACGCCGCCGACGCGCCCGCCCAGGTCGCGC